In a single window of the Halopiger xanaduensis SH-6 genome:
- a CDS encoding S8 family peptidase, with the protein MSAAEGPLQRFIVDRKSLRNEDDVEVVHSLDPVDLLVVRATESQLNDSGATFAPDIRLGPEPYGPVRQSDAETAAEDDDLVEYQWDKQDQRISEAHKITRGDGSRVAIIDSGIAADHPALEGQVNLELSRSFADDDYGVGKPYSGTHGTHVAGIVAASNETGKVIGSAPESELVDLRVFGASPASTEQHDQDLPPAYWSEAYYGSVMAALVYATEIGCDAANLSLGWTWRMRMDGWGKFWGKVHQRVGNYARRNGTIHTHASGNWGESLQFNQDETDSSQTAGGITTSATGPVGFDPDSGDVDEPAYSPSTYTTHGVGAIDLAAPGGNGGENQYDNVLNATAIPVFDEETGEYLDTEYGYGWLAGTSMAAPQVAGAIALVNSVHPEYNGNQIRNTLKRTADRPDEYENKYYGSGYLDTYAALTD; encoded by the coding sequence GTGAGTGCAGCCGAGGGCCCTCTACAGCGATTCATCGTTGACCGCAAGAGCCTGCGAAATGAGGATGATGTCGAGGTCGTCCACTCATTGGATCCCGTCGATCTCCTCGTCGTCCGGGCTACGGAATCACAGCTCAACGACTCTGGAGCGACGTTTGCGCCAGATATCCGCCTTGGACCAGAACCGTACGGACCCGTACGTCAATCCGATGCTGAGACCGCAGCGGAGGACGATGACTTGGTCGAATATCAGTGGGACAAACAGGATCAACGGATCTCAGAAGCGCACAAAATTACTCGAGGAGACGGGAGTCGCGTTGCGATTATCGATTCCGGAATCGCCGCAGACCACCCCGCCCTCGAAGGGCAAGTGAATCTCGAGTTGTCCCGGAGCTTCGCGGATGACGATTACGGTGTTGGGAAGCCATATTCTGGAACCCACGGGACCCACGTTGCAGGAATCGTCGCTGCCAGCAACGAGACTGGGAAGGTTATCGGATCCGCTCCTGAGTCGGAACTTGTCGACCTGCGCGTCTTCGGCGCTTCCCCAGCGAGTACTGAACAACACGATCAGGACCTCCCACCAGCATACTGGAGCGAGGCCTACTATGGCTCCGTGATGGCTGCACTTGTATACGCTACTGAGATTGGCTGTGATGCGGCCAATCTGAGCCTTGGCTGGACATGGCGAATGCGGATGGATGGCTGGGGGAAATTCTGGGGCAAAGTCCACCAGCGAGTCGGTAACTATGCACGTCGGAACGGGACAATTCATACTCACGCGTCGGGCAATTGGGGCGAGAGTCTCCAGTTCAACCAAGACGAAACTGACTCATCCCAAACAGCCGGTGGTATCACAACGAGTGCAACGGGACCAGTCGGCTTTGATCCCGACTCCGGTGACGTCGACGAACCCGCGTATTCGCCGTCGACCTACACGACCCATGGGGTCGGTGCGATCGATCTTGCCGCTCCCGGCGGAAACGGCGGTGAGAACCAGTACGACAACGTACTGAATGCCACCGCAATACCCGTCTTCGATGAGGAGACGGGTGAGTATCTCGATACCGAGTACGGATACGGATGGTTAGCTGGGACGTCGATGGCTGCACCGCAGGTTGCGGGTGCTATTGCGCTCGTGAACAGCGTACATCCGGAATATAATGGAAATCAAATCCGCAATACATTGAAACGGACTGCGGATCGCCCAGACGAATACGAGAACAAGTATTACGGCTCAGGGTATCTCGACACCTACGCTGCGCTTACGGACTAA
- a CDS encoding M14 family zinc carboxypeptidase — translation MSAQDDDRYRPGGPWAPNEQAVNYSGYLNNEELGKRLQRIDKRSDRITLEQIGESAGRGDPIWEVTVGDGDENVHIINQIHGDEPTGAEAMVKILQTLANGSGPTIDAILDELTITIIPRVNPDGANFVGDDGLGTDGELRQRRYNTTEWEDGDSQYINTNSYAYDLETPGYDLNRGFSIDPEFTPGDEDEDWWTVEDEAENLATLNMPVDEVPLELKDGDPYEALWSVGLNLNPETQAVTESFLEADPDWAITHHHQGPTIDPESGDQGGPEWQSIMSVMAPFGPSYVGLDGVDYRSYVGQGNPFLSVDAQTRSLQLSGLVADQMEQFGHGRFNTITRYGYGPLWGSYLDALCPQTDAAGALYEVSHQSDDRGHKARGTMVKVTVEGIMASFERIADGSIHDVDEMSYFDIPLSEGIENPHDDR, via the coding sequence GTGAGCGCGCAAGATGATGACCGGTACCGGCCCGGCGGCCCGTGGGCGCCGAACGAGCAAGCCGTCAATTATAGCGGTTATCTCAACAACGAGGAGCTCGGAAAGCGGCTCCAACGCATCGACAAGCGCAGCGACCGCATCACGCTCGAGCAAATCGGCGAATCCGCCGGCCGCGGCGATCCGATCTGGGAGGTAACCGTCGGGGACGGTGACGAGAACGTTCATATCATCAACCAGATTCACGGCGACGAGCCGACCGGAGCGGAGGCGATGGTGAAAATCCTGCAGACACTCGCAAACGGCTCCGGACCGACCATCGATGCGATTCTGGACGAACTGACGATCACGATCATCCCGCGGGTGAATCCTGACGGCGCAAACTTCGTCGGCGACGACGGACTCGGAACGGACGGCGAACTCCGCCAGCGCCGATATAATACGACCGAGTGGGAAGATGGTGACTCACAGTATATCAACACGAACTCCTACGCCTACGACCTCGAGACCCCCGGGTACGACCTCAACCGCGGATTCAGTATCGACCCTGAGTTCACCCCTGGCGATGAAGACGAGGATTGGTGGACTGTCGAAGACGAAGCCGAGAACCTCGCCACGCTGAATATGCCCGTCGACGAGGTGCCGCTCGAACTCAAAGACGGGGATCCATATGAGGCACTCTGGAGCGTGGGACTGAACCTCAATCCGGAAACGCAGGCGGTGACCGAGTCATTCCTCGAGGCAGACCCCGACTGGGCGATCACCCACCATCACCAGGGGCCGACGATCGATCCGGAATCCGGCGATCAGGGCGGTCCTGAATGGCAGTCGATCATGAGCGTGATGGCGCCGTTCGGACCGTCGTACGTCGGGCTCGACGGCGTTGACTATCGCTCGTATGTCGGGCAGGGGAATCCGTTCCTCTCGGTCGACGCACAGACTCGCTCCCTGCAGCTCAGCGGGTTAGTCGCCGACCAGATGGAGCAGTTCGGCCACGGTCGATTTAATACGATCACGCGGTACGGCTACGGCCCACTCTGGGGATCGTACCTCGACGCGCTTTGCCCGCAGACTGACGCAGCAGGGGCGCTCTACGAAGTCTCACACCAGAGCGACGACCGCGGTCATAAGGCCCGCGGCACGATGGTGAAGGTGACCGTCGAAGGAATCATGGCCTCGTTCGAACGGATCGCAGACGGATCGATTCACGACGTTGATGAGATGTCGTACTTCGATATCCCGCTCAGCGAAGGAATTGAAAATCCACACGACGACCGCTGA